One region of Amphiprion ocellaris isolate individual 3 ecotype Okinawa chromosome 9, ASM2253959v1, whole genome shotgun sequence genomic DNA includes:
- the yrdc gene encoding yrdC domain-containing protein, mitochondrial, protein MKSVCSIAAELIKSRGAHSSAAEMCKELKTKVLRLLPSTSNGPIIQQGGHTAGAEILTCTVKALKEGHVVAVPTDTIYGLACLAQNSEAVRKIYDIKGRNGQKPLAICVGEIQDIYKYCKVKVKEELLGDLLPGPVTLVFERSEALNADLNPFTSLVGVRIPDHAFMRRLCQMCGEPLALTSANISSHTSTVEVHEFQELWPNLAVVVDGGPIGDQSRLGSTVVDLSVLNKYRIIRPGCAFSSTVDVLERKYGLSEDSGQE, encoded by the exons ATGAAGTCGGTTTGTAGCATCGCTGCTGAACTGATCAAATCCAGAGGAGCTCACAGTTCAGCCGCAGAGATGTGTAAAGAACTGAAGACCAAAGTGCTGCGTTTGCTGCCGTCGACCTCCAACGGGCCGATCATTCAGCAGGGGGGCCACACAG CTGGTGCTGAAATCCTGACTTGCACAGTGAAGGCTCTGAAGGAGGGTCATGTTGTTGCTGTGCCCACGGACACCATCTACGGTCTGGCATGTCTGGCCCAAAATTCCGAAGCCGTCAGAAAAATCTATGACATAAAAGGCAGAAACGGACAGAAACCACTGGCAATTTGTGTGGGAGAAATTCAAGATATTTATAA ATACTGTAAGGTGAAGGTGAAGGAGGAGCTGCTAGGTGACCTACTGCCTGGTCCCGTCACTCTGGTGTTCGAAAGGTCTGAAGCGCTCAACGCAGATCTCAACCCATTTACTTCA CTCGTAGGTGTGCGTATCCCAGATCATGCCTTCATGAGGCGCCTTTGTCAGATGTGTGGGGAACCTCTCGCACTTACCAGCGCCAACATCAGCTCACACACCAGCACTGTGGAAGTACAT GAGTTTCAGGAGCTCTGGCCCAACCTGGCTGTGGTGGTGGATGGTGGACCGATAGGAGACCAGAGCCGCCTCGGCTCAACGGTGGTCGACCTGTCAGTGCTCAACAAATATCGTATCATAAGACCTGGCTG TGCCTTTTCTTCTACGGTTGATGTGCTGGAGCGCAAATATGGACTGTCAGAAGACTCGGGGCAAGAATGA
- the LOC111563377 gene encoding glycoprotein endo-alpha-1,2-mannosidase-like protein, with amino-acid sequence MARLRRKACVALFLFTLFIFGTMMGLRTLKPSDGFSDLAPGLDLLPMIAGKVDRRSVSRDATTSPGQAHPPGTNTKAVISNSGPEGIIFYDVHIFYYTWYGSPHMDGKYIHWDHILVPHWDPKIASSYPRGRHMPPEDIGSSFYPELNPYSSRDPDVLESHMEQIGASAAGVLVLSWYPPGLADDNGEPAEDLVPALLDAAYRHNLKVAFHIQTYRGRTDQSVHDNIKYIIDRYGDHGAFYRFTSSTGKSLPMFYIYDSYLTPPESWSEFLTPTGSHSVRGSAYDSIFIALIVEERHKHDILAGGFDGMYTYFASNGFSFGSSHQNWKAIKAFCDGNNLLFIPSVGPGYIDTSIRPWNNHNTRNRVNGRYYETALQAALNVRPEIVTITSFNEWHEGTQIERAVPKKTVTRVYLDYQPHGPDHYLDLTRRWAEQFNKEKEQWLM; translated from the exons ATGGCACGGCTCCGGAGGAAGGCTTGCGTCGCTCTGTTTCTTTTTACGCTCTTTATCTTTGGGACCATGATGGGGCTGAGGACGCTGAAGCCCAGTGACGGCTTCTCCGATCTGGCTCCGGGTTTGGATCTCCTCCCGATGATAGCAGGGAAGGTGGACCGGCGCTCCGTGTCCCGTGATGCCACCACGTCCCCAGGTCAAGCCCACCCGCCCGGCACCAACACCAAAGCAGTTATTTCCAACTCCGGCCCCGAGGGGATTATATTTTACGATGTTCATATTTTCTACTACACTTGGTACGGCAGCCCACATATGGACGGCAAATACATTCATTGGGACCACATCCTGGTGCCACACTGGGACCCCAAAATTGCATCCAGCTACCCCAGAGGGAGACACATGCCACCAGAGGACATCGGCTCCAGTTTCTACCCCGAACTCAATCCGTACAGCTCGAGGGATCCGGATGTGTTGGAGTCCCACATGGAGCAGATCGGAGCATCCGCAGCAG GGGTTCTGGTCCTGTCCTGGTACCCTCCTGGTCTGGCTGATGACAACGGGGAACCAGCTGAGGATTTAGTACCGGCTTTACTGGATGCTGCATATAGACACAACCTCAAG GTTGCATTTCACATCCAAACGTACAGAGGACGGACCGACCAGAGTGTTCACGACAACATCAAGTACATCATTGACAG GTATGGTGACCACGGAGCCTTCTACAGGTTTACTTCCAGCACAGGGAAGAGTCTTCCTATGTTCTACATCTATGACTCCTACTTAACTCCACCAGAGTCCTGGTCTGAATTTTTGACTCCTACTGGTTCCCACAGTGTGCGTGGCTCAGCCTACGACTCAATCTTTATCGCCCTGATTGTGGAAGAGCGTCACAAGCACGACATTCTTGCAGGTGGATTTGATGGCATGTACACATATTTTGCCTCCAATGGTTTCTCCTTCGGTTCTTCTCACCAGAACTGGAAAGCCATCAAGGCTTTCTGTGATGGGAACAATCTACTTTTCATCCCCAGCGTGGGGCCTGGTTATATTGACACCAGCATCCGGCCTTGGAACAACCACAACACACGCAACCGGGTGAATGGCCGTTACTACGAGACAGCTCTGCAGGCGGCACTCAATGTGCGCCCAGAGATCGTCACCATCACGTCTTTTAATGAATGGCATGAGGGGACACAGATAGAGAGGGCGGTCCCTAAGAAAACTGTTACACGTGTATACTTGGACTACCAGCCACATGGACCCGATCACTACTTGGACCTGACCCGCCGCTGGGCCGAGCAGTTCAATAAAGAGAAGGAGCAGTGGCTCATGTGA